From the genome of Blautia hydrogenotrophica DSM 10507:
CAAAAATGAGCGGTTCATGCCAGGAGCGATGTCAGCTGCCATCATTGCCGCTTCGATGGGAAATGTCCCGCTGCCGCAAAATGGGTCCACTAAGACTCGGTCTGCCTTCCATGGGGTCAGCAAAATCAATGCCGCCGCTAATGTCTCCGTGATCGGAGCTTTCGCCGTCATTTGGCGGTATCCCCTTTTATGTAAAGATACCCCGGAAGTGTCCAGACCTATCGTAGCCACATCTTTCATAAAAGCAACACGTATGGGAAATGACGCGCCCTCCTCTGCGAACCATTGAATGCCATAGACACCTTTTAACCTCTCCACAATTGCTTTTTTCATAATAGACTGAATGTCAGAAGGACTAAACAGCTTACTTTTGATGGAGTTTGCCTTGGCCACCCAGAACTTTCCATCTTCTGGAATGTAATTTTCCCAGGGCAGATCTTTGGTTCCCTGAAAAAGCTCCTCGAAAGTCTCTGCATGGACTTCTCCCACTTTAATTAAAATCCGCTCTGCCGTTCTGATAAATACATTTGCGTCAGCAACCGCCTGAGCATCTCCCCAAAACGTGACTTTTCCATCCTCCACCTTACTGATTTCGTATCCTAAATCCAGAATCTCTCTCTTAAGTACTGCCTCCAGCCCAAAATGACAAGGGGCAATCAATTCCCATTTTTCCATGCAATCCTCTTTCTATAGTGTAATCTCTTTTATCACATTTCCGTCAAAATCTTTAATAGAAAAAATCCCGTCCTCATACACTGCATAAGTAGGCGGATTTCCCTCTTTGGGAATGGACACGGAACCCGGATTTAATATCATACAGTTCTCGGTCCTGTCAGCCCGCAGCACATGTGTATGCCCATGAATCAGGATATCTCCCTTTTTCATAGGCGGAAGATTTCCTTCATTATATATGTGGCCGTGCGTCGCGTAAAAAGTCCTGCCTTCCAGTTCTAAAATACAGTAGTCTGCCATTACAGGGAACTGCAATACCATTTGATCAACTTCCGCTTCACAATTGCCACGCACCGCATAAAACTCATCTTTTTTCGCATTGAGCATCGCGATCACTTCTTTCGGCGCATACTCTCTGGGCAGATCATTCCGCGGTCCATGATACAGCAAGTCACCCAAAAGCACCAGCCGCTTGGCGCCTTCCTTTTCATAGGCTTCCAGCATCTTCCTGCAGTAATAAGCAGAGCCATGAATATCAGAAGCAAACATATATTTCATCTGACTGCATCCTCCTCAAATTATAAATAGAGTAGTATTTATAGACCCTTTCCAAGGGTCTGTATGCCATACCATCGGACAATGCTACGGCTTGCCAAAGACTGGGAAGAGAATTTCCCAAATCGAAAATCCTCTTCCAGACAAATCTTTTTACCACTCATATCTTTTGCACTCTATTTTACTATGGCTAATTGGAAAATACAAGATTTCTTCCCCGATATGCCATAAATCCTCCAACGACGGAACAGACCTGGTAACCCTGTTCCGCCAGATACCTTCCAGCTTCCATACTTGCTCCACCTCTGTCACAGTATAAGACTAAGAATTTCTCTTCCGGAAAGTACGCCTCTTTTATCTCTTCATAGGGCACATTTACCGCGCCTCTTACATGGGCAGCCCGATATTCCTTTGAATCGCGTATATCAACGAGAACAGAATCTACATCATCTACATAGCGGTCTATATCTCTAGGAGAAATCAATTTTATTTCCTGCATTTTACTAAACCCCCTTTTCTTACTAAAATATGCAGACTTCCTCTATCCGTCAACTCACCTAAAAAAGAGTCGTGTTTGCAGGACCTTCGCCTACAGTGGGGGGGCAAAGCACCATCTTCCACTCCGCCACAGTGCGACCGACGTGGAGCGTTTATGTTATATGAAAGGGCTCTCACGAATTTGCGTAACAATCTCTTCCCTATGACATGAAAAATGCCCGGGCCTTGTGCCCGGGCATTTTTAGAAAGATCAATATTTGGAGTCGTAGCTGTTCTCAGAATAATCCTCGCTGTAGTTCTTACCACAGTCGCTGGTCTTATTCTTATGACAATTCTTGCTGTTCTCGCTGTTTGTCATACGGTTTTTACTGTTCGTGCTGTTTTTGCTATTTTTTACATTTGAACTCTGATATTCGTTCTTAGAATTTTTAGCCATAAAAGTTTTCCTCCTGTTTCGTAAACTTTTTTTGTATTACACTCGTTATTATTCCAAAAACAAGAGGGAATATTCAAGAAAGCATATTGCTTTTTTTTCCAGAATATATTATAATTGGCATGTAAAAAGAATTTACCCTTCAAAAATTTTTTTTACATTAACCCCTTATTTAATTATTTATACTCCCCTCGAAGACCCCGGTAGCTCCCCTACCGGGGTCTTCTCTTTCATATAACAGGAAAGACCTTATCACGCTAATGCGTGAAAGCCCTTTCTTATACATAAACGCTCCGCTAAGGATGCGCACTCCCACAAGAGGTAGTCGCCGCAGGCGGCTGTGCTCGGCGCGCAAAGTGGGACTGTTCCCCTCAAGATTATAAGAATGGGGGGAGTTGAAGTGGGCTTTCCCACTTTATTCCCATGTCCTTTTATTCCTCAAACGTTCTCACATACCCGCCTTCGCGCAGTTCCCTCCCCACCTTCAGATAGCAGTCACTGCTTTCATACAGTTCTTTTCTCTCCTTCTCCGTCAGGGCGCGAACTACCTTCGCTGGATTTCCCAGAACTAAACTTCCATCTGGGATTTTCTGATTCTGTAATACCAGACTTCCCGCACCAATCAAGCACTCCTTGCCGACAACTGTCCCATTCATAACGATCGAGCCCATCCCTACTAAGGTACCGTCTCCTATCTTGCAACCATGTACCAGCGCATTGTGACCTACCGTCACATAATCCCCTATTACTGCCGGATATCCAACATCCGCATGTACTGTACAGTTATCCTGGATATTGCTGCACTTGCCCACCACAATCCTATCTTCATCCCCTCTGAGCACTGCGTGGAATAAAATACAGCAGTCCTCCCCGACCGTCACATCTCCCAGCAATACTGCCTCCTTTACCACATTCGCAGATTTCGCTACTTTCACTCGATTATAGTCCATCCTCTCTCCTCTTTTCACCTATGATTTTTCCGACTCAAATTCTGTCACGGAACAGTTCAGCCAGCGCCGTTCGTAAAATCGCACTACGTGCTTATCGTGGCTAACGCCACTGCTTTACTCATTGAAAGGCGCTTCGCTCATACAGATGCCCGCTCTCAAAAACATCCAAGTATGTTTTATGCTTCCCGTACACTATATGGCTGAACTGATACCTGTCACAAATAAATTTTTCG
Proteins encoded in this window:
- the yfcE gene encoding phosphodiesterase gives rise to the protein MKYMFASDIHGSAYYCRKMLEAYEKEGAKRLVLLGDLLYHGPRNDLPREYAPKEVIAMLNAKKDEFYAVRGNCEAEVDQMVLQFPVMADYCILELEGRTFYATHGHIYNEGNLPPMKKGDILIHGHTHVLRADRTENCMILNPGSVSIPKEGNPPTYAVYEDGIFSIKDFDGNVIKEITL
- a CDS encoding gamma carbonic anhydrase family protein; amino-acid sequence: MDYNRVKVAKSANVVKEAVLLGDVTVGEDCCILFHAVLRGDEDRIVVGKCSNIQDNCTVHADVGYPAVIGDYVTVGHNALVHGCKIGDGTLVGMGSIVMNGTVVGKECLIGAGSLVLQNQKIPDGSLVLGNPAKVVRALTEKERKELYESSDCYLKVGRELREGGYVRTFEE
- a CDS encoding THUMP domain-containing class I SAM-dependent RNA methyltransferase, whose amino-acid sequence is MEKWELIAPCHFGLEAVLKREILDLGYEISKVEDGKVTFWGDAQAVADANVFIRTAERILIKVGEVHAETFEELFQGTKDLPWENYIPEDGKFWVAKANSIKSKLFSPSDIQSIMKKAIVERLKGVYGIQWFAEEGASFPIRVAFMKDVATIGLDTSGVSLHKRGYRQMTAKAPITETLAAALILLTPWKADRVLVDPFCGSGTFPIEAAMMAADIAPGMNRSFLAEDWKHLIPRKCWYEAMDEANERAKLDTETDIQGFDIDPQVLRAARENAKLAGVDHMIHFQQRAVKDLHHSKSFGFLITNPPYGERLEEKESLAQLYREIGESFQRLDRWSMYLITSYENAQRDIGRQADKNRKIYNGMLKTYFYQFLGPKPPKKNTK
- a CDS encoding rhodanese-like domain-containing protein, yielding MQEIKLISPRDIDRYVDDVDSVLVDIRDSKEYRAAHVRGAVNVPYEEIKEAYFPEEKFLVLYCDRGGASMEAGRYLAEQGYQVCSVVGGFMAYRGRNLVFSN